Proteins co-encoded in one Chitinophagales bacterium genomic window:
- a CDS encoding thioesterase, protein MEQNGIWHEEWQIPSFMIGNNSEANITSICNILQNAAGLHALHRGLGFDDMQQMGHVWLMNRLKVKMNNFPVWAEKIQLQTWVSSMRGPFSDRHFDFQNQQGESIGSASTFWVAVNIENRRPARIVSNQLPIIADKLPDCGASNKLPSITEFDQSSTYQVQYSDLDMVGHVNNTKYVEWMINQLVNMEGDFRPLQLEMNFLNETLFGEKVLVKSKQLEKGFACVILKEKGETVVCRGEFS, encoded by the coding sequence ATGGAACAAAACGGTATATGGCACGAAGAATGGCAGATTCCTTCTTTTATGATTGGCAACAATTCAGAAGCAAACATCACTTCAATCTGCAATATTCTCCAAAATGCGGCAGGTCTTCATGCTTTGCATCGAGGCTTAGGATTTGATGATATGCAGCAAATGGGGCATGTATGGCTGATGAATCGTTTGAAGGTGAAAATGAACAATTTCCCCGTTTGGGCTGAAAAAATCCAACTCCAAACTTGGGTTAGTTCGATGCGAGGGCCTTTTTCGGACAGGCATTTTGATTTTCAAAACCAACAAGGCGAATCCATAGGCTCGGCTTCTACCTTTTGGGTAGCTGTCAATATCGAAAATCGAAGACCTGCAAGAATTGTGAGCAACCAACTGCCTATCATTGCAGATAAGTTGCCTGATTGCGGAGCTTCCAATAAATTGCCTTCCATAACCGAATTTGACCAAAGTTCAACTTATCAAGTACAATATAGTGATTTGGATATGGTCGGGCATGTGAACAATACAAAATACGTGGAATGGATGATCAATCAATTGGTTAATATGGAAGGTGATTTCCGACCTTTGCAGCTGGAAATGAACTTTTTGAATGAGACTCTTTTTGGAGAAAAAGTGCTTGTCAAAAGTAAGCAATTGGAGAAAGGATTTGCTTGTGTGATTTTGAAGGAGAAAGGCGAAACGGTGGTTTGCAGGGGGGAATTTAGCTAA
- a CDS encoding agmatine deiminase family protein, whose protein sequence is MSQIKRRFPAEWEKQKGILLCFPHNGNDWPGKYQAIQWAFVEFIKKVAQFEKVFLVVANEALQNRVGAMLERAHVDTKQVQYILQKTNRSWMRDSGPIIVETGQQTQEAINFNFNGWAKYANHQLDRKVPAAVADFLNIPMTVAAYRGKAVVLEGGAIDVNGKGTLLTSEECLLHPSIQVRNPGFTKADYEAVFAEYLGVTNVIWLGNGIQGDDTHGHIDDLCRFVNADTIVTVVESNREDANYQPLQDNLKRLQSSQLEDGKSPNIVELPMPQKLMFEDIRIPPSYANFLIINGAVLVPTFNDPNDRIALNILADCFPDRQIIGINSIDLIWGFGTLHCLSQQVVSKLKVV, encoded by the coding sequence ATGAGCCAAATAAAAAGAAGATTTCCCGCTGAGTGGGAAAAGCAAAAAGGGATTTTGTTGTGTTTTCCGCACAATGGAAATGATTGGCCTGGTAAGTATCAAGCTATTCAATGGGCATTCGTGGAGTTTATCAAAAAAGTGGCGCAGTTTGAAAAAGTGTTCCTTGTGGTGGCAAACGAGGCCTTGCAAAATAGAGTAGGGGCTATGCTCGAACGGGCGCATGTGGACACCAAACAGGTACAGTATATTTTGCAAAAAACCAATCGGAGTTGGATGCGAGATTCGGGGCCTATTATTGTAGAAACTGGACAGCAAACACAAGAAGCGATTAACTTCAATTTTAATGGTTGGGCAAAATATGCTAATCATCAATTGGATAGAAAGGTTCCTGCTGCGGTTGCTGATTTTTTAAATATTCCGATGACCGTTGCTGCTTACCGAGGAAAGGCAGTGGTATTGGAGGGAGGCGCAATAGATGTCAACGGAAAGGGAACTTTGTTGACTTCTGAGGAGTGTTTGTTGCATCCTTCGATTCAGGTACGCAACCCAGGATTTACCAAAGCTGATTACGAAGCAGTCTTTGCCGAATACTTGGGCGTGACGAATGTGATTTGGTTGGGAAATGGAATACAAGGAGATGATACACATGGACATATTGATGATTTGTGTCGGTTTGTCAATGCCGATACGATTGTCACCGTAGTAGAATCGAATCGAGAAGATGCCAACTATCAACCGCTACAAGACAACCTCAAACGCTTGCAATCTTCACAACTTGAAGACGGGAAATCTCCCAATATTGTAGAATTGCCGATGCCGCAAAAATTGATGTTTGAAGATATTCGCATCCCACCGAGTTATGCTAATTTTTTGATTATCAATGGAGCCGTTTTAGTTCCTACTTTCAATGACCCGAATGACCGAATTGCACTCAATATTTTGGCAGATTGTTTTCCTGATCGACAAATCATTGGTATCAATTCTATTGATTTGATTTGGGGATTTGGAACGCTGCATTGTTTGAGTCAACAGGTAGTCAGCAAACTGAAGGTGGTATAG
- a CDS encoding carbon-nitrogen hydrolase: MKKKYQIAVVQLNLNDTPKNNLTKCTAWVKKAAKQGAEVICLPELYSSHYFCQSEDVDNFALAEPLYSTSFTAFSQLAKELKVVIIVPFFEKRMQGIYHNSAYIIDVDGTEAGLYRKMHIPDDPYYYEKFYFTPGDLGFKTIRTQKGKIGTLICWDQWYPEAARLTALQGAEVLFYPTAIGWHPAEKEEYGVNQYGAWMNVMKGHAVANGIYVAAANRIGLEQYLPNTDGIQFWGASFIAGPQGEILAQASHNEEEILMAEVDLDLQENVRQNWPFFRDRRIDAYGEITKRAID, encoded by the coding sequence ATGAAGAAAAAATACCAGATTGCAGTTGTGCAATTGAACCTAAATGACACCCCAAAAAACAATTTAACAAAATGCACTGCTTGGGTAAAAAAAGCAGCAAAACAAGGGGCAGAAGTGATTTGTTTGCCAGAATTATATAGCAGTCATTATTTTTGTCAAAGCGAAGATGTGGATAATTTTGCATTGGCAGAACCTTTGTATAGCACTTCTTTTACGGCATTTAGCCAACTCGCTAAGGAATTAAAAGTGGTCATCATTGTTCCATTTTTTGAAAAAAGAATGCAGGGTATTTACCACAATAGTGCCTACATCATAGATGTGGACGGAACGGAAGCGGGACTCTATCGAAAAATGCACATTCCTGACGATCCTTATTATTATGAAAAATTTTATTTCACCCCAGGCGATTTGGGCTTCAAAACCATTCGCACCCAAAAAGGAAAAATAGGAACGCTCATCTGTTGGGACCAATGGTATCCTGAGGCAGCTCGATTGACTGCTTTGCAGGGGGCAGAAGTGTTGTTTTATCCTACTGCAATTGGTTGGCATCCTGCTGAAAAAGAAGAATATGGGGTGAATCAATATGGCGCATGGATGAATGTGATGAAAGGTCATGCGGTCGCCAATGGCATCTATGTTGCGGCTGCTAATCGAATTGGTTTGGAGCAATATTTACCCAATACCGATGGGATTCAGTTTTGGGGAGCATCCTTTATTGCAGGCCCGCAAGGAGAAATATTGGCGCAAGCATCGCACAACGAAGAAGAGATTTTGATGGCAGAAGTAGATTTGGATTTGCAAGAAAATGTTAGGCAAAATTGGCCTTTTTTTAGAGATAGGAGAATTGATGCTTATGGCGAAATCACCAAAAGAGCGATAGATTAA
- the dtd gene encoding D-aminoacyl-tRNA deacylase: MRVLIQKVSQASVTIEGKVKSKIGQGLLILLGIEEADNEEDIDWLCRKIANLRIFEDEAGKMNLSVKDIEGEALVVSQFTLHASTKKGNRPSFIKAARPDTAIPLYEKFVANLQSYFTAQVGTGEFGAMMEVGLVNDGPVTIWIDSKNRE, from the coding sequence ATGCGAGTTCTCATACAAAAAGTCTCTCAGGCATCTGTCACCATTGAAGGTAAAGTCAAATCAAAGATTGGACAAGGACTGCTGATTTTGCTGGGCATTGAAGAAGCAGACAACGAAGAAGATATTGATTGGCTTTGTAGAAAAATAGCTAATCTGCGGATTTTTGAAGACGAAGCAGGAAAAATGAATTTGTCGGTCAAAGACATTGAAGGGGAAGCATTGGTAGTCAGTCAATTCACCCTTCACGCCAGTACCAAGAAAGGCAATCGCCCTTCTTTTATCAAAGCTGCAAGACCTGATACCGCCATTCCGCTATATGAAAAGTTTGTGGCGAATCTTCAAAGCTATTTCACCGCACAGGTTGGAACAGGAGAGTTTGGCGCAATGATGGAAGTAGGTCTGGTAAATGATGGCCCTGTAACGATTTGGATAGATTCAAAAAATAGAGAATAA
- a CDS encoding DoxX family protein, which yields MKLLSYESSTKWIDIGLLLLRITFGAAMLYGHGIGKWGKLFGGEEIQFADPFGLGVVASLGLAVFAEVICSILLMFGLFTRLALVPLMVTMAVAYFTVHFSDEFAKQEKAILYGITYLALFLTGPGRMSLDALLFGKKQS from the coding sequence ATGAAGCTCTTATCTTATGAATCTTCCACTAAATGGATAGACATTGGCTTATTATTATTGAGGATTACCTTTGGTGCGGCCATGCTATATGGTCATGGTATTGGCAAATGGGGCAAATTATTTGGAGGTGAAGAAATACAATTTGCAGACCCATTTGGCTTGGGAGTTGTCGCCTCATTGGGTTTGGCTGTATTTGCAGAAGTAATTTGTTCTATTTTACTAATGTTTGGCTTGTTTACCCGATTGGCCTTGGTTCCATTGATGGTTACCATGGCAGTTGCTTACTTTACAGTCCATTTTTCGGATGAGTTTGCCAAGCAAGAAAAAGCCATTTTGTATGGAATAACCTATCTTGCTTTATTTTTAACAGGGCCTGGCCGTATGTCCTTAGATGCTCTGTTGTTTGGCAAAAAACAGAGTTAA
- a CDS encoding gliding motility-associated C-terminal domain-containing protein, translating to MKKYLLFLILLFISSMFSTIWGQTYIISETTVTDNSGTLFDSGGSTDNYGNGEYYDFTICPTDFTECILIDFVSFDMKLGDVLQIIDGTNIVASLTKSANPKTFVVYNSCTIIRFISNDLSTAEGWELTWTTSTDCPPPAPNDCLRAIPVCDNGILNFNSFGPGNDDFASISNHKGCLTGSEHQSAWYKIRVGDHPTDGGMLEFVLTPEAGADEDYDFAIYGPNLNCNDLGDPVRCSYADDNCHFCPETGLGYGATDFSEGAACPTCDGFVAALSVLPGETYYLLIDNFNESFDGFELTWGPDVILDCSLLNCDLIAHAEAIGETIICSTGPNIQLQGLFENNDSIPSYEWQADPPEAVGFLNNPFSPNPIVVADSIRQDFNRFVVYTLTVRDGDCVARDNVTVQIFSVPEPPTTDTLLNYCVGDEINRLEISTLSAGEFSWYNANPALNPTLTPLHEGIYYQPLINGNIAGTHHYWATETNNICTGEPTAITLNIFPVPELANIPEQAICSNSFNLADLHLVDVNGLDLSEANRQYFISPDLAPSSATDSIVTKSGIYWIMVDYYGCIDAQSVTVKLGDLSIEVQTEDADCGETNGSATVFTSNGVPPYTYQWSPDPNQNDPTVNNLAAGIYNVTIGDATGCIIKKQFAIFAPPLPNAAVSSNLTVACLGDTVQLFGATFSAGLDISYLWTGPNGFSTTEQNPKVVISEVGQANTFSLIVTVDGCVSPPKSLELFALPTPIATIINDGPSCENAPITLSAEVNASGNGSNLEYYWNSPEGLVGINKTLIIDNPIDNTPYTLVVRGGTCWSDTVSTVITVQQLPNIEVSNSSPVCIGEDITLQANIEANGETIEYQWKGPNFTSQAQNPIVENAVEGGFYELIATVNGCSSAPIGTYIEYHSQPDLPSSLPSIFACAPPFDLTTLEIIDNNGNDLNLSYFNDNNGTVGELLQSPIVEGIDYYWVIGETSEGCKDSVRITTAIYPKPIAKFNVSKSLVCADETDFIVVTFNGTVQNSTTALFNWDFDGGIANPGTGRGPHQVRWNTSGNKTIRLQVIENGCPSIEFQQDITTSPALEPPIVNCIESGTNFVHFDWEDMANVNNFEIIYTVNNGAATTIIRSNSDLIVNNLSPDDDVHIEVRALGEVPCGDSEWAFADCKAINCPLVNLTINGLDAAYCRDASPVNLVGEPFGGTFSGVGVVGNQFFPNQVGATGNSTIFYTYTDTATDCEYSTSQNVEVYNLPNALFELSASEICAEGGSIVVTYTGNASTAANFEWDFDGGNAVPSNGIGPHVVDWNGNSGNFNISLNVSENGCNAMPYTQSVNIVEALSPPEVTCVEVSTNSVTFEWGTLGGLVNYQISYYVNNVLQDSFNSNDTQLFVSNLESNDEVVIEVIIVNNGVCGNSEMRTANCVAQECPIVELSFVDLQTEFCVGDASFNVAANPPNGLFYLDGAPITAIEPTNLTADEYLLEYVYETDNCSYAIDQTIVIHAIPTANFSLSATEVCLEEDNQVSTIYEGTAGANASFEWDFGSGFSPTFEGVGPHTIEWNDVGTQTVGLTVEENGCRSEMLQQTVEVIRPLQTPQIICAEVTLQSVRFEWNDIEESEGYEIQVFVNTVQTSIDTTFNLSFGVDNLNTLDEVEVFITALGGDPCGNSETAGQICVAKDCPDISPSIENLAVGYCQDAENVDLTATPTGGVFSGEGVVGNEFQPSSLSAGTYTILYDWTDENDCSYGTQETVEVFEPQAFDLSIPLVSCKGDAVLLTLSGALDNIAVLDWLYEQNSASLEDLGNFVYAITWQTSGNQLVELNIEDVNGCHTFVSGNVEVYDLEVFTLPDTRIEKGDSIELTSQIVSDVSTVFDYVWMSDGENFDCPNCASIVVSPDTLTVYELLVTDENGCAAQTSVQIEVEEEDTENPIEVEPPTSPKVIVPNAFSPNRDGFNDVFRIFGYQIKSVEWQIFNRWGKQVFAATDASMAWDGRFKGQDQPIGTYVYTAIVVFEDGTQELIQGNFTLIR from the coding sequence ATGAAAAAATACCTACTCTTTCTAATACTATTATTTATTAGCTCAATGTTTTCAACTATTTGGGGGCAAACATACATTATTAGCGAAACAACTGTAACCGATAACTCAGGAACGCTTTTCGATTCAGGAGGTTCTACGGATAATTATGGGAACGGTGAATATTACGACTTTACAATATGCCCCACGGATTTCACAGAATGTATCCTAATAGACTTTGTCAGCTTTGATATGAAGCTGGGAGATGTACTACAAATTATTGATGGGACAAACATTGTAGCAAGTCTAACCAAAAGTGCCAATCCAAAAACTTTTGTAGTTTACAATAGTTGCACCATTATTCGTTTCATTTCCAACGACCTCAGTACTGCCGAAGGATGGGAACTTACTTGGACAACTTCCACAGATTGCCCACCTCCAGCCCCAAATGACTGCCTAAGAGCCATTCCCGTATGTGACAATGGAATTCTGAACTTCAATAGTTTTGGGCCAGGAAATGACGATTTTGCGAGTATCAGCAACCACAAAGGCTGCCTAACAGGAAGCGAACACCAATCAGCATGGTACAAGATAAGAGTAGGCGATCATCCTACCGATGGGGGTATGTTAGAATTTGTACTCACTCCAGAAGCAGGAGCTGATGAAGACTATGATTTTGCTATTTATGGCCCCAACCTCAATTGCAACGACTTAGGCGATCCTGTACGCTGTTCTTATGCCGATGACAACTGCCATTTTTGCCCCGAAACAGGGCTTGGATATGGCGCAACAGATTTTTCGGAAGGAGCAGCCTGTCCTACCTGCGACGGCTTTGTTGCAGCTTTGTCCGTTTTGCCAGGCGAAACCTACTATTTATTGATAGACAACTTCAATGAAAGTTTTGACGGATTTGAACTCACTTGGGGACCAGATGTTATCCTCGATTGCAGTCTGCTCAACTGTGATTTGATTGCCCACGCCGAAGCCATTGGAGAAACCATTATTTGCAGCACTGGCCCCAACATACAATTGCAGGGGCTATTTGAAAACAACGACAGTATTCCCTCTTATGAATGGCAAGCCGACCCGCCCGAAGCCGTTGGTTTTCTGAACAATCCATTTTCGCCCAATCCCATTGTAGTAGCAGACAGCATTCGACAAGACTTCAACCGCTTTGTTGTTTACACCCTCACAGTGAGAGATGGCGACTGCGTAGCAAGAGACAATGTTACGGTACAAATTTTTAGCGTACCCGAACCTCCAACAACAGATACACTTTTGAACTACTGCGTAGGAGATGAGATCAACAGACTCGAAATATCTACCCTTTCTGCAGGTGAGTTCAGTTGGTACAATGCCAATCCTGCATTGAATCCAACGCTTACCCCACTGCATGAAGGCATTTATTATCAACCTCTTATCAATGGAAACATAGCAGGCACACACCATTATTGGGCTACAGAGACCAATAATATTTGTACGGGCGAACCCACTGCCATCACCCTCAACATTTTTCCCGTTCCCGAATTGGCCAACATTCCCGAACAAGCCATCTGCTCCAATAGCTTCAATTTGGCAGACTTGCATTTGGTAGATGTAAACGGCTTAGACCTAAGCGAAGCCAATCGGCAATATTTCATCAGTCCAGACTTAGCACCTAGTTCTGCCACCGATTCCATAGTCACCAAAAGTGGGATTTACTGGATCATGGTAGATTATTATGGATGTATAGATGCACAATCAGTCACTGTGAAATTGGGCGATTTGAGCATTGAAGTACAAACAGAGGATGCAGATTGTGGTGAAACCAATGGCAGTGCCACCGTTTTCACCAGCAATGGCGTACCTCCCTACACCTATCAATGGAGTCCCGACCCCAACCAAAATGATCCAACAGTAAACAATTTGGCAGCAGGCATTTACAATGTCACCATTGGCGATGCTACGGGTTGTATCATCAAAAAACAGTTTGCCATTTTCGCCCCACCTCTTCCCAATGCTGCCGTTTCCAGCAATCTAACCGTAGCCTGTTTGGGCGATACCGTACAATTGTTTGGTGCTACATTTTCAGCGGGATTGGACATCAGTTATTTGTGGACAGGACCCAATGGGTTCTCCACCACCGAACAAAATCCAAAAGTGGTGATATCCGAAGTAGGACAAGCCAATACATTCAGCCTCATTGTAACCGTTGACGGCTGTGTTTCTCCGCCCAAAAGCCTTGAATTGTTTGCACTACCCACTCCAATAGCCACAATCATTAACGATGGCCCTAGTTGTGAAAATGCTCCTATTACCCTTTCTGCTGAGGTCAATGCCAGCGGCAATGGATCCAACCTCGAATATTACTGGAATAGCCCCGAAGGCTTGGTCGGAATAAATAAGACACTAATTATTGACAATCCAATAGACAACACTCCTTATACTTTGGTAGTAAGAGGAGGAACGTGTTGGTCAGATACAGTAAGCACAGTTATCACTGTTCAACAATTACCCAACATTGAAGTCAGCAACAGTAGTCCAGTTTGTATTGGTGAAGATATCACATTGCAGGCCAATATTGAAGCCAATGGCGAGACTATCGAATACCAATGGAAAGGCCCCAATTTTACCTCACAAGCACAAAACCCCATTGTAGAAAATGCCGTTGAAGGAGGCTTTTATGAGTTGATTGCTACTGTAAATGGATGCTCATCTGCTCCAATTGGCACCTACATAGAATACCATTCTCAGCCAGACTTACCCAGTTCTCTCCCTTCAATTTTTGCATGTGCGCCACCTTTTGACCTGACAACGCTTGAAATAATCGACAACAATGGCAACGATTTAAACCTCTCTTACTTCAATGACAACAACGGCACTGTGGGTGAACTGCTGCAAAGCCCAATTGTTGAAGGCATTGATTATTACTGGGTTATCGGCGAAACCTCAGAAGGCTGCAAAGACAGTGTTCGCATCACAACTGCTATTTATCCAAAACCTATTGCAAAATTCAATGTGAGCAAATCGCTTGTTTGTGCCGATGAAACAGATTTTATCGTTGTCACCTTCAATGGCACTGTACAAAACTCCACGACTGCTTTGTTCAATTGGGACTTCGATGGAGGAATCGCCAATCCTGGCACAGGCAGAGGCCCTCACCAAGTACGGTGGAATACTTCTGGTAACAAAACCATTCGCTTGCAAGTCATCGAAAATGGATGCCCTTCAATAGAATTTCAACAAGATATCACCACTTCGCCAGCCTTAGAACCACCTATCGTCAATTGCATCGAAAGTGGTACCAACTTTGTGCATTTTGATTGGGAAGACATGGCAAATGTCAACAACTTTGAAATCATTTACACCGTCAACAATGGCGCAGCTACAACCATCATTCGCTCCAATTCTGATTTGATTGTCAATAATTTAAGCCCAGATGATGATGTACACATTGAAGTGAGGGCATTGGGCGAAGTGCCTTGCGGTGACAGCGAATGGGCTTTTGCAGACTGCAAAGCAATCAATTGTCCGCTTGTCAATTTGACAATCAACGGATTAGATGCCGCATATTGCAGGGATGCTTCACCCGTCAATTTGGTGGGCGAACCCTTTGGCGGAACGTTTAGCGGTGTAGGAGTAGTTGGCAATCAATTCTTTCCGAACCAAGTTGGAGCAACAGGCAACAGTACCATTTTTTACACCTACACCGATACTGCAACCGACTGTGAATACAGTACAAGTCAAAACGTGGAGGTTTACAATTTGCCCAATGCTTTGTTTGAATTGAGCGCATCCGAAATTTGTGCAGAGGGTGGCAGCATTGTAGTTACCTACACAGGCAATGCCTCTACTGCTGCAAATTTTGAATGGGATTTTGACGGCGGCAATGCAGTTCCTTCAAATGGAATTGGGCCTCATGTTGTGGATTGGAACGGCAATAGTGGCAACTTCAACATCTCATTGAATGTCAGCGAAAACGGCTGCAATGCCATGCCTTATACTCAATCCGTCAACATTGTTGAAGCACTCAGCCCTCCTGAAGTGACTTGTGTGGAAGTTTCTACCAATTCGGTCACATTTGAATGGGGAACCTTGGGCGGTTTGGTGAATTACCAAATCAGCTACTACGTGAACAATGTGTTGCAAGACAGCTTCAACAGCAACGATACTCAATTATTTGTCAGCAATTTAGAATCGAACGATGAAGTAGTGATTGAAGTCATTATTGTGAACAATGGCGTTTGTGGCAACAGCGAAATGAGAACAGCGAATTGTGTGGCGCAAGAATGTCCGATAGTCGAATTGAGTTTTGTCGACCTTCAAACCGAGTTTTGTGTGGGGGATGCCTCCTTCAATGTAGCGGCAAATCCTCCAAATGGCTTGTTTTATTTGGATGGTGCGCCCATTACTGCCATTGAACCCACCAATTTGACTGCCGATGAATACCTTTTGGAGTATGTCTATGAAACAGATAATTGCAGCTATGCGATTGACCAAACGATTGTCATTCATGCCATTCCGACTGCAAATTTCAGTTTATCAGCAACGGAAGTTTGTTTGGAGGAAGACAATCAGGTTTCGACTATTTATGAAGGAACTGCGGGCGCAAATGCCAGTTTTGAATGGGATTTTGGAAGTGGCTTCTCTCCTACTTTTGAAGGTGTGGGCCCACATACTATTGAATGGAATGATGTTGGCACACAAACAGTAGGCTTAACCGTTGAGGAAAATGGCTGTCGTTCAGAAATGTTGCAGCAAACCGTTGAAGTGATTCGCCCACTTCAAACGCCTCAAATTATATGTGCGGAAGTCACGCTGCAATCTGTGCGGTTTGAATGGAATGACATTGAAGAATCTGAAGGATATGAAATTCAGGTTTTTGTCAATACTGTGCAAACTTCAATAGATACGACTTTCAACCTAAGTTTTGGTGTTGACAACCTCAATACTTTGGATGAAGTGGAAGTTTTCATTACCGCTTTGGGCGGCGACCCTTGCGGTAATAGCGAAACGGCTGGTCAAATTTGTGTGGCTAAAGACTGTCCCGATATTAGCCCTTCTATCGAAAATCTGGCTGTGGGATATTGTCAAGACGCTGAAAATGTGGACTTGACTGCAACGCCAACGGGGGGTGTTTTTAGTGGTGAAGGAGTGGTGGGCAATGAATTTCAGCCGAGCAGTTTATCCGCAGGCACTTACACCATTTTGTACGATTGGACGGACGAAAACGACTGCTCATACGGCACACAAGAAACCGTTGAAGTATTTGAACCACAGGCCTTTGACCTATCCATTCCGCTTGTTTCTTGCAAGGGAGATGCCGTTTTATTGACCCTTTCGGGTGCTTTGGACAACATTGCAGTGTTGGATTGGCTGTATGAACAAAACAGTGCTTCGCTCGAAGATTTGGGCAATTTTGTGTATGCTATCACCTGGCAAACATCGGGAAATCAATTGGTTGAATTGAACATTGAAGATGTGAATGGTTGCCACACTTTTGTAAGCGGCAATGTGGAGGTCTATGATTTGGAGGTATTCACCCTTCCCGATACAAGGATTGAAAAGGGTGATTCGATTGAATTGACGAGTCAAATTGTGTCCGATGTTTCTACGGTGTTTGATTATGTGTGGATGTCGGATGGCGAAAACTTTGACTGCCCAAACTGTGCGAGTATTGTGGTCAGCCCTGATACACTGACGGTTTACGAATTGTTGGTGACGGATGAAAATGGATGTGCTGCCCAAACTTCGGTGCAGATTGAGGTGGAAGAAGAAGATACAGAAAACCCCATTGAAGTAGAGCCTCCTACAAGCCCTAAGGTGATTGTACCCAACGCTTTTTCTCCGAATAGGGATGGCTTCAACGATGTTTTTCGCATTTTTGGCTATCAAATCAAAAGTGTGGAATGGCAGATATTCAACCGTTGGGGAAAACAGGTTTTTGCCGCTACTGACGCTTCAATGGCTTGGGACGGTCGCTTCAAAGGACAAGATCAACCGATTGGCACTTATGTCTATACGGCAATTGTTGTTTTTGAGGATGGTACGCAGGAATTGATACAAGGGAATTTTACGCTGATTCGGTAA